Proteins co-encoded in one Medicago truncatula cultivar Jemalong A17 chromosome 8, MtrunA17r5.0-ANR, whole genome shotgun sequence genomic window:
- the LOC25500424 gene encoding ABC transporter C family member 8: MAYFDNTIGEISWICLKNFDFNSLCSQRSLIDTINILFVCVYCTSLIITLIRKSSTNGSHGKCWIFIIVSICCGTISIAFFSIGLWDFIAKTDNSEKLSCIIKGLIWISLSVSLIVQRVKWIRILISIWWTFSCVLVSSLNIEILLRNHAIETFDIVQWLVHFLLLYCAFKNLDYIGTHSVQEGLTEPLLAGKNETKQTGLGRATFLSKLNFSWINSLLSLGYSKPLDLEDIPSVVSEDEADMSYQKFVNAWESLVRERTKNNTKSLVLWSIVRTFLKENILIAFYALIRTVSVAVSPLILYAFVNYSNRTEADLKQGLSIVGILILTKVFESLSQRHWFFNSRRSGMKMRSALMVAVYRKQLKLSSSARQRHSAGEIVNYIAVDAYRMGEFPWWFHTTWTCAFQLILSISVLFGVVGVGALPGLVPLLICGLLNVPFARILQNCQSQFMIAQDERLRSTSEVLNSMKIIKLQSWEEKFKNLVELLRDKEFVWLSKAQILKATNSFLYWMSPTVVSAVVFVGCAVTKSAPLNAETIFTVLATLRNMGEPVRMIPEALSILIQVKVSFDRLTNFLLDEELNNDDSERNIQQLSVNAVEIQDGNFNWDHESMSPTLKDVNLEIKWRQKIAVCGPVGAGKSSLLYAILGEIPKIQGTVNVGGTLAYVSQSSWIQSGTVQENILFGKPMDKRRYEKAIKACALDKDINDFSHGDLTEIGQRGINMSGGQKQRIQLARAVYNDADIYLLDDPFSAVDAHTAAILFNDCVMTALREKTVILVTHQVEFLSEVDTILVMEGGKVIQSGSYENLLTAGTAFEQLVRAHKDTITELNQDQENKEGSENEVLAKHQSEGEISSIKGPIGAQLTQEEEKVIGNVGWKPFWDYINYSKGTFMLCMIMLSQSGFMALQTSSTYWLAIAIEIPKVTNAALIGVYALISFSSAAFVYVRSYLTALLGLKASTVFFSSFTTAIFNAPMLFFDSTPVGRILTRASSDLSILDFDIPYSITFVASIAIEVLVIICVVASVTWQVLIVAVPAMVASIYVQQYYQATASELIRINGTTKAPVMNFAAETSLGVVTVRSFNMVDRFFKNYLKLVDTDASLFFHSNGAMEWVVLRIEALQNLTVITAALLLILLPQGYVSPGLVGLSLSYAFTLTGAQIFWSRWFSNLSNHIISVERINQFIHIPAEPPAIVDNNRPPSSWPSKGKIDLQGLEIRYRPNSPLVLKGIICTFKEGSRVGVVGRTGSGKSTLISALFRLVEPSRGDILIDGVNICSIGLKDLRTKLSIIPQEPTLFKGSIRTNLDPLGLYSDDEIWKAVEKCQLKETISKLPNLLDSSVSDEGGNWSLGQRQLFCLGRVLLKRNRILVLDEATASIDSATDAILQRVIRQEFSECTVITVAHRVPTVIDSDMVMVLSYGKLVEYDEPSKLMDTNSSFSKLVAEYWSSCRKSSSQRLSG; this comes from the exons ATGGCTTACTTTGATAACACAATAG GTGAAATTTCATGGATTTGTTTGAAGAATTTCGATTTCAATTCTTTATGTTCTCAAAGGAGCTTAATAGACACTATCAATATACTCTTTGTATGTGTCTATTGCACATCTTTGATTATCACTTTAATCAGAAAAAGTTCTACAAATGGAAGCCACGGAAAATGCTGGATTTTCATTATTGTCTCAATTTGTTGTGGTACTATTAGCATTGCATTTTTCAGTATTGGATTGTGGGATTTCATAGCTAAAACTGATAACTCTGAGAAACTGAGTTGCATTATCAAGGGATTGATTTGGATTTCTTTGTCTGTTTCCTTGATCGTTCAAAGAGTCAAATGGATTAGGATATTAATCTCTATATGGTGGACATTTTCTTGTGTATTGGTTTCATCTCTCAACATTGAAATTCTGTTAAGAAATCATGCAATTGAAACATTTGATATTGTACAGTGGCTTGTACATTTCCTTCTTCTATATTGTGCCTTCAAAAATCTTGATTATATAGGAACTCATAGTGTACAAGAAGGTTTAACTGAGCCACTCTTAGCtggaaaaaatgaaactaaACAAACAGGATTAGGCCGTGCTACTTTTCTTAGCAAGTTGAATTTCTCTTGGATTAATTCTTTACTCAGTTTAGGTTACTCAAAGCCGCTTGATCTTGAAGATATACCTTCCGTTGTTTCTGAAGATGAAGCTGACATGTCGTATCAAAAATTTGTTAATGCTTGGGAATCACTTGTGAGAGAGAGGACAAAGAATAATACAAAGAGTTTGGTTCTTTGGTCTATAGTTAGAACTTTCTTGAAAGAAAACATATTAATAGCATTTTATGCATTAATAAGAACTGTTTCGGTTGCAGTTTCACCTCTTATACTCTATGCTTTTGTTAACTACTCAAATAGAACCGAGGCAGATCTCAAACAAGGTCTTTCCATAGTTGGTATTTTGATTCTCACCAAAGTTTTTGAGTCTTTATCTCAAAGGCATTGGTTTTTTAACTCAAGGAGGTCAGGAATGAAAATGAGATCAGCTCTTATGGTGGCGGTTTACCGAAAGCAGTTAAAGCTTTCTAGCTCGGCAAGGCAGAGACACTCGGCCGGTGAAATTGTGAATTACATTGCAGTTGATGCATACAGAATGGGAGAATTTCCATGGTGGTTTCATACAACATGGACTTGTGCATTTCAACTTATTCTTTCCATTAGTGTCCTCTTTGGTGTTGTCGGTGTTGGTGCTCTTCCTGGTTTAGTCCCTCTTCTTATATGTGGACTCCTCAATGTACCATTTGCAAGGATCCTACAAAACTGTCAGTCACAGTTTATGATTGCACAGGACGAACGTCTTCGATCAACTTCGGAGGTTCTAAATAGTATGAAGATCATTAAGTTACAGTCATGggaagaaaaattcaagaacTTAGTTGAGTTGTTACGCGATAAAGAGTTTGTATGGTTGTCGAAGGCACAGATCCTGAAAGCTACTAATTCATTTCTCTATTGGATGTCTCCTACAGTTGTATCTGCTGTTGTTTTTGTTGGATGTGCTGTTACCAAGAGTGCACCATTAAATGCTGAAACCATTTTCACAGTTCTTGCAACATTGAGGAACATGGGAGAACCTGTTAGAATGATCCCTGAAGCTCTATCCATTCTGATTCAAGTTAAGGTTTCGTTCGATCGTCTTACTAATTTTTTGCTTGATGAAGAACTAAACAATGATGATAGTGAAAGAAACATACAGCAACTTTCGGTCAATGCTGTGGAGATTCAAGATGGAAACTTCAATTGGGATCATGAATCTATGTCTCCAACCTTAAAGGATGTAAATTTAGAAATCAAATGGAGACAGAAAATAGCAGTTTGTGGACCAGTTGGAGCTGGAAAATCATCACTTTTGTATGCAATACTTGGAGAGATTCCCAAGATTCAAGGAACT GTTAATGTTGGTGGCACACTGGCCTATGTTTCTCAATCTTCTTGGATACAAAGTGGAACAGTTCAAGAAAATATACTCTTTGGCAAGCCAATGGATAAAAGAAGATATGAGAAAGCAATCAAAGCTTGTGCCTTAGATAAGGATATCAATGATTTTAGCCATGGTGATCTTACAGAAATCGGTCAGAGAGGGATTAACATGAGTGGAGGACAAAAGCAAAGGATTCAACTAGCTAGAGCAGTCTACAATGATGCTGATATCTATCTCCTTGATGATCCTTTCAGTGCAGTTGATGCTCATACAGCTGCAATACTATTCAAT GATTGTGTCATGACTGCTTTAAGAGAGAAAACAGTCATTCTAGTTACTCATCAAGTGGAGTTTCTCTCAGAAGTTGATACTATCTTg GTCATGGAGGGTGGAAAAGTTATTCAATCAGGTAGTTATGAGAATCTCCTGACAGCTGGAACAGCCTTTGAACAACTTGTGAGAGCACATAAGGACACAATTACTGAGTTGAATCAAGATCAGGAAAATAAAGAAGGTTCTGAAAATGAGGTTTTGGCTAAACATCAAAGTGAGGGAGAGATTTCTAGTATCAAGGGTCCAATTGGAGCACAGCTTACACaagaggaagaaaaagtgaTTGGTAATGTTGGATGGAAGCCATTTTGggattatattaattattccaAAGGGACATTCATGCTGTGTATGATCATGTTATCACAATCTGGTTTTATGGCTTTGCAAACTTCATCAACCTATTGGCTTGCTATTGCCATTGAAATTCCAAAAGTAACTAATGCCGCCTTGATTGGAGTTTAtgcattaatttctttttctagtGCTGCTTTTGTTTATGTAAGGTCTTACTTGACTGCACTTTTGGGATTAAAAGCTTCTACTGTTTTCTTCTCAAGCTTCACTACAGCTATCTTCAATGCTCCGATGCTTTTCTTTGATTCAACTCCTGTTGGAAGGATTTTGACAAga GCTTCATCAGATTTGAGTATTTTGGACTTTGATATACCTTATTCCATCACCTTTGTAGCATCAATAGCAATTGAAGTTTTGGTCATAATTTGTGTAGTGGCTTCAGTCACATGGCAAGTTCTCATTGTTGCTGTTCCTGCAATGGTTGCATCAATATACGTTCAG CAATATTATCAAGCCACTGCAAGTGAACTAATACGGATCAACGGAACCACCAAAGCTCCAGTCATGAATTTTGCAGCTGAGACATCACTTGGAGTAGTTACAGTAAGATCATTCAACATGGTAGAcagatttttcaaaaactacTTGAAACTTGTGGACACAGATGCTTCATTGTTCTTTCATTCAAATGGGGCCATGGAATGGGTGGTTTTAAGGATTGAAGCACTTCAAAACTTGACTGTCATCACTGCAGCTCTTTTGCTTATTCTACTTCCTCAGGGATATGTATCCCCAG GCCTTGTGGGGCTGTCTCTTTCTTATGCTTTTACTTTGACAGGAGCCCAAATATTTTGGAGTAGATGGTTTTCCAACTTATCAAACCATATTATCTCCGTTGAAAGAATCAACCAATTCATTCACATACCAGCTGAACCGCCTGCCATTGTGGATAATAACCGACCACCATCTTCATGGCCTTCCAAGGGCAAGATTGATCTTCAAGGCTTAGAG ATTAGATATCGTCCTAATAGTCCATTAGTACTTAAGGGAATCATTTGTACATTTAAAGAAGGAAGTAGGGTAGGAGTTGTTGGAAGGACTGGAAGTGGGAAAAGCACACTGATTAGTGCTTTGTTTCGCTTAGTTGAGCCTTCAAGAGGTGATATTCTTATAGATGGGGTTAACATATGCTCAATCGGATTGAAGGATTTGAGAACAAAGCTAAGCATCATTCCTCAAGAACCAACACTTTTCAAGGGCAGCATTAGAACAAACCTGGACCCTCTAGGCCTGTATTCAGATGATGAAATATGGAAG GCTGTAGAAAAATGTCAGCTTAAGGAAACAATCAGCAAGCTACCAAATCTCTTAGACTCTTCTG TGAGCGATGAAGGTGGAAATTGGAGCTTGGGACAAAGGCAATTGTTTTGCCTTGGAAGAGTTCTACTTAAGAGAAACAGAATTCTTGTTCTGGATGAAGCAACAGCATCCATTGACTCTGCGACGGATGCAATTCTACAAAGAGTAATTAGACAAGAATTTTCAGAATGCACAGTTATAACTGTGGCTCACAGAGTTCCAACTGTAATAGACAGTGACATGGTCATGGTCCTATCTTATG GGAAACTTGTGGAATATGATGAGCCTTCAAAGCTAATGGATACAAACTCATCATTCTCTAAGCTGGTAGCTGAATATTGGTCTAGTTGCAGGAAGAGTTCCTCACAAAGATTATCAGGATGA